AGTGATTTAGAAAGGACACTTGCATGTGAGGGAATCTTTACTAAAGTACTGAAGCGGCAACTGTTTCTGTCTAACTCTGATAGTCTTGTGCGTCTGCCTTGaaggaaacaagctactgtcCCAGCTTGTGTCCTGCAATGACTGAGACAACTTGCTTTCACATTCACCACCAACTGCTCTCCATGCATCAGCCCCATTGGTTCGACACAGGAGGACCCTGTACCAAGCATGGTGTTCCAGTGgatgttctttttctctcatcttctgAAAGACTTCTGAACCAGTACTCGTTCTACAGCAAAATGCCAGGCTGTAATGATGGGAGAAGAGGCAGGCTCCAAAATTCAGCACAGCTGATGGAGATTTATCAATAGGTTTTAGCATTATAGAGTCACAGAGTTCACAAACCTGTGCTACTTACCAGGTGTGCTTGTCGAAGAAACCTTAGAAATTGAAGACTCTGATTCTTCCTGATTAAAAGGGAGGACagaagaagggggaaaggagaaagagagaaaaagaaaaacacttttgacTCTTGTAAATCTAAAAGATTAATCTCAActgttgaaatatttatttcaccttatatatatttttaaaacgtTCAGCTCAATTGTATGTAGAAAAAGTGCAAGCACTACACACTTCACAAAATAGCGgttatgtgtgtgtatatatatggtAAAGTATAAATAATCTCATGTACACCATTAGAGCCTTTCTCATAATCTAGTACTGAATAACGTGAAGTAGATAAAATTTCTCAACTCACAGCTTTATCTTCTTTCTGCTCTGGTTCTGTTGATCCCTTTTCAGCAATTCTTCTCCTATAAGCAGAGACAAAAGTTACCAAGATCGTCATGGCTTTAAGATGGGAAAAGTTTTAGTGTAATTAAAGACACATACAGCTTGAGAGCTAGATAATCGAAAACTAGTGTTTAAGAAAGtactttcaaaatactttcaagGACAAAGCCCTCCTGCCAAAGCGACTGTGCaaattctttctcctcttgAAGTCTGTATCCCCTCCTCTACTGCTGCACAAAGACTTACACAGAAGTAGTACTCAATtatgctcaaaaaaaaaaggctattcaTAAAACATTATCAACTGCACAAAGCAACCACCTGAGCGAGCCGATGTTTATTTGATCCTTAGCCAGCTGCAAACAGGCACCCAAAATCCTACCTCTGCAATGATTAAGCAGCTGGagcacagcagaaacagctcCTTACCTCCTGGCCAGCAGGGCACTCATTTCTTCCATCAACccactgcctcccaagggaaGTGGCCCATTTCCACGGCCACTGTCTGTTTTAGATGAAGCagaacctcctcctcctcctccacttgaaCTGGAGGAGTCTTCACCCTTCATAATATACAAAATAACAGCAGatgtgcaaataaaattatAGCCGACTTAATGAAAGCCGCAAAGTTCACACACGAGAAAGAAGCAACTGTATAAAGAGTGTGATGGGCTGGTAGTACATCCTGCAATGCTTTTTTATCAATTAATTAAAGCCTACCCCAAAAGTCTTGATACTGCTATTAATCTTGAACAAAAATTACAACCAGTTCAGGAAAATGGGATTTAGAGACAGGAATTGCAAAAAAGAAACTAGAGTCGTATTTACCCGTGAGACTTTCCTAAGTTTGGCTCCAGCAAGTGCAGCTGCTAGTCCAGTTAAAGGGCGATTTTCTTCGGGCACGAATCCCACTGAAAATCCCgaagtggggagggggggagcaggaggtggaaggGGAACGGGAGGAACTTGGCTAGGAAGCGGAGGaggcggtggtggtggtggcggaGGCCCTGAAGGTGGaagtggaggtggtggtggtgggccAGGAGGAGGTGGGGCTGCTACTGAAGACtgagctgggccagggggtagggggggtgggggaggtggtGCAGGTGGTCCTTGGACAACACCTagtatcaaaaagaaaacaaatagactATGTTAAggattttagaaaagaaagatcTTATTTCCATTGAAATACTGGTTCTTTTGCTCAGTGTATAATACTGGTAAGGATCCTTTTTATAGGCAAGAAAACACTGCAAGTTTCAGCAGGAGAGAAACGTTCTTATTAAATGCACTAAAAATATTACATAGTACGCTAAGAGAGATCAGAGAGTTTCAGAGGCATTTACATACAAAACACCTTCAGTCAGGTTCTGTGCTGCAACCAAGACGACTCTTACGCCAGGAAACAGGCAAAGCTTTTATTAAGAGTCAATTAAGGCAGGAACATCATACCTCGTAGGAACAATACTGTGTGTTCAAATGGTGCTAAACACAAAGTGGCTTTGCATTGTACTGACAAGCATTTAACACACCACCCAAACATCTGAACCCTTGAACTGTTTGAGTTCCAACGCTTATTTCCAAGCTgtataaaaatcttttctctaaaaaaaaacccaaaaccattcCAGGAATCAACTTCAATAATTTAAACCAAACACTAATTAGCAACTTAGAAGACTGACATATTTTAAGCTGATGGGAACAAGATCTTCCATCTTTAGCTATGATTCCTCTAATGCTTTAAATTCACCTTGATATGCAATATAAAATGCGTTTTGAAGAATATTCTGATGATTACTATTTTATCAATATAGAAACAGTTTAAGAAATTGTGACTAAGAAAACAGTCCCACACAtcctccccccccgcctcaccCAAACTGCCATAAGCTACTAAAAGTGCTATGCAACCACCTTAAGCAACCTCTACGGGACGAATTTCACACATAAGTCTTCCTGGTTTCCTACTACTGTTAGCCACTGTGTaaatttaaaagccttttaaacTCTCTTGCCATCACTCACCATCACTCACCATCCAAGTGCACGCTTTTATTCCATACTACAAGTGAGGCCATTCCCCGTTTCCACTCCACCCTGGAGTAGCTCACACCTTCATTTAAGACTAGAGGGTGTACACAGGATCTACTCTGCATGGCTTGTGTGTGATGAAGCCACAGCCTGCTCATCCCCCAGAAGCCCCTCTGCCCACACCTTTAGCTGAGCTACTGTAGACTTACATACAAAGAGCTAAATCTATTAAATCGCTATAAAAGCATCAAGTTAACAAGGACATCTACATCCATGTAAAACACTTCTATCACATTGGTAGAGTATCCATTAAGACTACCACCTGCTTAACCaaggttttcttctgaaatcttttttaGCTACACTGGTAGAATACCACAGGAAGACTTGTCtttatatcatagaatcatggaatggtttgagttggaagggaccttaaaaaccacctagttccaaccccccccgccataggcagggacaccctccactagaccacgttgcccaaagccccatccaacctggccttgaacacttccagggacggggcatccacaacctctctgggcaacctgttccagtgcatcgctaccctcatagtgaagaatttcttcctaacatctaatctaaatcgacgctccttcagcttaaggccattacccctcgtcctatcactacatgcccttgtaaacagtccctctgcagCATATATATGCGCATATACAGCCATATATCAAAATATGACCACtgtacagaaagaaatgctgtaGGTGTTACGTGCTACTTTCTAAATTTGAAACTACATAGAGTATCAAAGTGGTTCAGATTATTCCTCGTTTAAGGTCATTCACATGTCCAAAGCcgcacatctgttcttccatgTTGGCTGCCATTAGGAAACTAACGATGCTGCCTATTAACTCCATGTTCCAAATAAACTAACAGTACACGATTTTCCAAGCAAGTATTTGACAAGCTCTGTTCTCAACAGGTGAGAGCTTAAGAAATCAGAATTTTACTTATGACAGGCCATAGAACACCAGCTCTTATCCACAGAGCTTTAAAAGTTTCCCTTACCCCAGTTTTCCAAACGGTATTTCGTTGTGGTATTAAGATCACTGCAACTTCGGAAGCATTGCATGAGTTCTTTGGGGCAGTTACGGGCTTCGATACCAATTGGTTTCAACTGCATTCCTGATTAGTGCATTAATAGCAATAACAGAAAGCCTTACCCTGCTGGGTCGTAGGTTCAATCGGCTGAGAGGCTGCCTGCAAGACTGGCTCAGAAGCAGAGGAGTCTCCCAGCACAGAGTTTAGAGAGTTCTCAACAGAGGCAGGGGTAgctgcagagggagaagggagaacaCTAGGCTTGGATGAGGGAGTCGAGGCATTTGGGGAGttgggagaaggagaagcttGAGGTCCAGAGAGTGACAGAGGTGGAAAGGAAGGCagtggggggggaggaggtggcggAGGCGGAGTTGGACCTGAGGTAGAAGGTGAAGGAACCGGATAAGCCAGGTTTTCAGGAAGCCCGTTAGGAGCTGTGGGAGACGTGGACATTTGGGTCACTGGATTAGAAGCCGACACTGGGAGGACAGGTCTTGGACCAGTAGCTTTGCCTGGTGGACTGCTTATCATTACTGGAGGAGATGGGGGAAGAGGGGCAAAACTGGGTGCAGACCAGGCAACAGGCTTTGTATTTGGAGGCAAAGTTGCCGGGGCATTGACAGGAGAAGGGGGCCGAGAACTTTTGTTCAGCGGACGAGGAACTGTAGCATAATGGGGGAGAACAGGGTGGAAAGCTGAGCCTAAAGATGTAGCAAAACGTGATGCAGAGTGCCTTAGAGGCGGTGTAGGGGGAGTGGAAGTCGGTGGTGCAGAAGTCACTACAGCGTACTCCGGTGTGGCCTCTGACATTGGTGCTGAGACTGCTTTTGCATATGATGGAGGAGGTGCTGAAGGAGGCTGGCAACTGGAGTATTCAGGAAGTGGAGTGCTATACGGGGAGTTGTCGAAAGATGGAGCTGGACAGAagatggaaagcagcagcaaaggcaggataaaaaaaggagaaagagaaaaagggagctAATGAAGCAACAAAACCAGCATTCAAACAAAATGTATAAATGTAGACTACAGTTAGTACCAGAGGATTAGGCACAAGTGAAAATACTGTTAGGAAAGTTTTACATATTATCAgcagctgcttttaaattttaccAACTATTTTTGTGCCAACATTTGAATTCACAAATACGTTCCAAAGCAAGTTTTCTCAAATCCTATCTGTGAGATGAATTAGATATAGGGTTGATTAATCAGCCTTTTGTCAGCTTTTATCTTCGTTTGGTTGCAAACTGTAAGCAAGTGTAGTGATCTTAACGTTTTTTACAACTCCACTAACAAAACTCATACCATAGGCAGCAAGTAGCTAGCAcctttctcttccccagaaAAAGCTCCATCGCAAACTTGAAAGTGCTGGGAATAAAGCTACCGATAAAATCCTTTGCTCTAAAGCGACTAGCTCTCACATAGTATACCTCAAATTTTACCATGAGCTGACTTCTTATGTAGATTGAGTTTGTTACTAAAGAACAACCAAGTGCTTGACTAATGTTCCATTATATTACCAAAATGAGAAAGCTTTCAGTTATCATTGGATACATTTCCGCAGGCAGTGCATTAACATCTACAAATACATACAAtacatttcactgaaatgttaCTACAATGATAAATTAAGCAAGACTTCATACTGAAAGGCATTTCTCACACTATTACTTTGCCTTATGTAGATACATACCTTCTACATAAACATACTCAGCCTGATGTAtttgagttgggtttttttttccaaattacatAATGAGAATACATCTTGTTGAAGAGAGCAAACAACGATAAGGtatttagaaatgttaactCATCATACTTTAACCAATGTTGGAGGTGCCCAATATGATTCAAGTTTTTCAAGCAATCAGAGAGTACGGCAATGGAGCGagcaaataatgcaaaaaaaaaaaaatttcagagttAATGGAAAATTATGACAGGAAAGTCAAAGATCTTGGACTTCTTGCCATAAAAAGGAAGCAATTCCAGCAAATAGAAGCCTGAAATACTGACTGCTGTTGCACAGCTGTACTCACTGCCCTTTGTTGCTTCTCTCCCGCTCCATCACCCAAACACATAAAGAATAGTCTGGTACTTGAATGCACTCGGTTTTTAAATTCTTACCAGCATTGGatattcttctctctctttcccattCCAATTGTTCCCTTTCCAACTGTTCTTGCCGTTCTCTTTCTTGCCTTTCCCGTTCAAGTCGTTCAAGTCTCTCTCGATCCTGCCTCTCCTTCTCTTGTCTCTCCCTTTCTAGGCGCTCTTGCCGTTCCCTTTCTTGCCGTTCTCTCTCCAGTTGCTCCTGTTCTAGGCGCTCTCTTTCAAGTCTTTCCCTTTCTagcctctctctctccagcctctcccgtTCCATTCGTTCACGATCCAGCCTCTCCCGTTCcagctccttctgcctctgttgCTCTTGCAACTGTCTACAAtcatgaaaaaaggaaaaagactaaGCGGCAAagtgaaaaccaaaaatatcaAGCAACTGTTAGAGGACAAGAAGAGAGAAACTAATCAACAATCTTTGCACCAGCGAGAACAAAAGCACAGGATTTGTACCAACATACAATTCTTAATTctacatgttatttttctgagctGGATAGTAGTTGTATTATGCTTAccgtaaaaaaaaaatcatatatccAATTTCCTCTTAATTTAACATTCAGAGAGACAGCTTTCAAGACGTAAGAATAGAAAGCTGTTGCTGATAGTTCACTAACTGATGCAATCTTCCCAGTTTGAGATACGGAGTTACATTTGTTCTTTGCACATTATTTTATACTCAAAGCAGTGAATGAAAGCACTATGAAATAGCAATTACAAATGCtcatgaaaaaacccactcccaaagaaattacatttttcaaataaactaGTCAGGTGGTACTTATCCAAATTTTACAGAAGTATCAAAATGTACACATGTCCCTCAACCCGCATACTACTACACGCACATACAACTTAACCGGCATCAAGACGGGAACACTCTGAAGGCAGGGGAAAACTGGACATGGTGAGAAAACAATCCAGGgtgcagcagccagggaaatgctgcagggagctggcaggatTTCCAGCTCATGGGAGtctttgcaaaggaaagcagagagggggaagatgtggagaggaggaaaacaagtaaaaacaAGACAGAGGAAATAGAACTTCCTAAGGGTAGGAATCATGCAAAACTTGCTGCCAAAGCCACTAGGCTGGCTGAAAGAAAGGACTTTCTTGCAAAAATACAGTAGGAAAGGCTGCAAACAACCCTTttgctccccccccgcccatcttgctttatattttgtttagtggttgttgggggttttttaattatattttaaaaagataaatgtttCTAGTTGGCTAAAATATAcctttttgatttttcaaagctttttcatCTCTTGGGAGAGCTCACtactaaaacaaaaattagGCACATCCTCCTCAAGGCTGTGGCCAGTATGTTTCTGTCAGTACTTATCACTGAAAATGTTGTTAGTTATCATCCTCTATTTgaattcttgtttaaaaaaaaaaatcatgacatttaaaaattaaaacttgtaTGTAAAGCAcacagccatttttttttctgccatgctTCAGATGCAAACTGAAGATAGCTTCTCAACAAATACAAAGCACAGATAGCTTTTAACtataaagcaaaaaagagaCCTAAATTTTGACACCTTAAGCTACTAGATAATGTGTTTTCCATAGACTGCCATGGGGCAATCTTATTTGGAAAGGTCACGAGTAATTCTATACTATGTGCTTAGAGCCATGTAAAATTGAAGcctgaaaatgaaggaaacttGAGCTATTTCATTCCTATTCATGCTCAGAAAACACTGGCAGAACTGGAAACCCCAGCTCATACACCATTACTACTGAAGTTCATCCTCTTTCAGAacaatgtttttcctttaaaaagcaaaaaacaccCTGTAAAATACTGACATTTCATAACTGCTATAAGCAATTAAGTTCCAGTTATCTACAGCAAAAGGACTTTACTGAACTTGTTACTCAAGATCCTCAGAAGTTGCAAAATAGTTCTGTTCCTGTATCAGTTCTTCCATCAGCTCCTACCCTCCCATATAACAAAGTTGTAATCGGAATCATTAAGAAATTAGGGCCGCAGCTCAGCTTGCTAAATGCTTGATTTTTAGGTCTGAAGTCCACCAAAAATTCTGGTAATTGACTGATACATATTTGGAACCAGTAGAGGATTTCCACAAAATATCAAGAGAATACAATATAAACCACAGACATTTAAGCTCTAAAGgggatattaaaaatatttttggcattaCATTTTTGCTTGCTCTGTATTGTACAAAACTAGTTTTATTATGTGCTCTTTTCCCCTGAGATAAAATCTATTATTAGAGAAAAATAGGTTTTTCATCATGGATAACTTCAGCTTGGTCATCTTAGACTCTTTTTGTAAAGGAGAGGTGGATGCACAGATGTTTGTAGCTAAAAGGTTATTGAGAGCAGGAGTTAACATTTACAGACTCCAAAGCaccttctgttttgttctttttcattcatttgcCAGAAACTAGCATAATCTACCTAGAAATGGACAAACTGTTAATGCTAAAACTAAAATGTAGATAAGGCATTTGGGGTTACAAACATTTCATGTTATATTTAGTTTATGAAACTAGAAGGTATCAATTCACTGGGTTTAATAACAAATCAAGCAGCTGCcagatatttaaattttctttaagttcTTCAATTCTTTACAGAAACAGAACATCAATATAGGTCATTTCTCACATAAGAGCAGTGTCACCGAGGCAGTTCTGCAATAAGTCATAGCAAGAGCTGTGccatttcatgttttcataagcaacctggaaaagaaaaacagtgaggTGCTCTTGACTAAGCTCCTTAATATTAAGTTATTTAGGACAGCAAGGATGATGACTGATTATAAAGAACTACTGATGGATCTTTTAATTCCAAGTAACTGGGCAATAAAATTGGCAAATAAAACTCAACTCAGATATAACTGAAGCGAtgcaggggagagaggggaaatcTGCTAAATTCGTATACAAAATACTGGACTACAAGTTGACTACTGACTCAGGAGTGAGATATTAGGGTAACAACAGACAGTTCTACGACAATATCCCTTCATTGATGTGTTCTGttcaaaaatataaaccagatgCTACACATTAGGaaaggattacagagcagtaTAGAAAATACCATCATCCTGCTTCACAAACCCTGCATCTCCGTTCCCATCTCAAAAGGGGGGAAACGGCAGAACTGAAAAGGTTCAAAAGGTACCAGTTTCCATTCAAAAAATAACTAAAGAAGCTGCAATTCTGCATTCTGGAAAAGACATCTGGAGGTCTATAAAATCCTGAGTGATGAGTACATCCTGATACAACAGCTGGGAGGAAAGAGTCAATGCAACTAATAATAGCAAAgctcaataaaataaaataaagagtaCCTCTGCACATCAGGCAGATGCACTGTGGAACTCCTTGCCAGAGTGATTCCaagaaagaataggaaaaagcccatagaagaaaaaaaacaaacatggaaGGTCACTTATAAAAACAGAAATTGCACCATGCACAAGAAGCTGTTGAACCAAAAATGCCCAGAGGATTGGATAGTAGCAGGGGGAAGTATTCCAGGCATTTGCCCTGGCCAAGAAGGGTGAGGACTTTTGTTAGTTTTTACTTAAAGCTTTTCTAACTATTGTGAGGGATATATCcacatacatgtatgtatatatgtatatactaCATACAAGAAGGGAGACACAGACGATGAGACTGTATATCAATGTATACTATGTCTCTACAGAGCATGTAATTACACACAATTTTAGTTAAAGCATAAGATGTATGTCTGAGTCAAACTGTTTATTTGGGGTTGACTAGTTCTCCTAATACGTGTGAACACATTCCTGAGGCTTTCCTGGGGTTGTTCTCCTCTTCAGAGAGCTATAAAGACACACAACACCCATGTGTGATAACAAAAGGAACCTATGCATTTATATGCTTTAATCTTTATCTGAAGCAAAAACTATTTCAGTCAGCAATCAACACTATCAAACTGCAGTGACTGCCTACTAAGACATAGATAAACGGCAGTGAGATAACCACTTTCACCTACACAGGACCTAAATGAAAAAGTTCtcataattaaataaatattgagTGATTCAGtattttatgctttatttttgtaaaagaatcttcatttcccatttcttcaaaaaataaaggaataaacccagaaatttttaaatgtacaaataAAAACTATGAACAAGTTGAGCACTATGCTTACGATACAAATGCTCTACCAAGAGAGGGCAGCAAAATACCTTGTAAACATTTTCTATAGTGTATAAAATTCCCATGCAGTAAGACATATGAGACAAAATACACCATCCTTGAGAAtaggaacaaggaaaaaaaataaaccaaaacaacaaaaaaatcccacaccaCAACCCACTACATTTTACAGTAGttttaactattttaataaaCCTTTCAGATAGAAAACCAGAAGTAGCACAGGTCAAAAGATCAGGATGCAGTAATGCAATCAAATTGCTTCAACACAACTTAACGAGCAAGGATGAATTTCATAAACTAAGAATGAACTACAGCTTAACAAGTGTAAGAGTTGTAGCTTAAAAAGATTAAGAACCcattttgctaattaaaaaaagaggataaaTTTGTTTGCATTAAAACCCCCAGTTTTGCTTAGTTAGCATTAgataatgtaattttatttgaaaattttgtcAGAGATCAACATTATATTATGCAAAAGCATTAGTGGATTAAGAAGAGTCACTACACATCaattaaagcatttctgaaattgcAAGACTTCGGTAGTTCTAAAGCATGGGAACATTCAAGAACATTGTAAAAGCAACAAATGAAAATTCTTCAGCTTTAGAAAGCACAGCATCTAGCTACCAGGACAACTTCTGATAAACCTAA
The DNA window shown above is from Grus americana isolate bGruAme1 chromosome 3, bGruAme1.mat, whole genome shotgun sequence and carries:
- the ENAH gene encoding protein enabled homolog isoform X7: MSEQSICQARAAVMVYDDANKKWVPAGGSTGFSRVHIYHHTGNNTFRVVGRKIQDHQVVINCAIPKGLKYNQATQTFHQWRDARQVYGLNFGSKEDANVFASAMMHALEVLNSQEAGPTLPRQNSQLPSQVQNGPSQEELEIQRRQLQEQQRQKELERERLDRERMERERLERERLERERLERERLEQEQLERERQERERQERLERERQEKERQDRERLERLERERQERERQEQLEREQLEWERERRISNAGVVQGPPAPPPPPPLPPGPAQSSVAAPPPPGPPPPPPLPPSGPPPPPPPPPPLPSQVPPVPLPPPAPPLPTSGFSVGFVPEENRPLTGLAAALAGAKLRKVSRGEDSSSSSGGGGGGSASSKTDSGRGNGPLPLGGSGLMEEMSALLARRRRIAEKGSTEPEQKEDKAEESESSISKVSSTSTPELTRKPWERTNTVNGSKSPVISRRESPWKNLLASENRFYDSLNRPKSTPTGQPSANGVQSEGLDYERLKQDILDEMRKELTKLKEELIDAIRQELSKSNTA
- the ENAH gene encoding protein enabled homolog isoform X8; translated protein: MSEQSICQARAAVMVYDDANKKWVPAGGSTGFSRVHIYHHTGNNTFRVVGRKIQDHQVVINCAIPKGLKYNQATQTFHQWRDARQVYGLNFGSKEDANVFASAMMHALEVLNSQEAGPTLPRQNSQLPSQVQNGPSQEELEIQRRQLQEQQRQKELERERLDRERMERERLERERLERERLERERLEQEQLERERQERERQERLERERQEKERQDRERLERLERERQERERQEQLEREQLEWERERRISNAGVVQGPPAPPPPPPLPPGPAQSSVAAPPPPGPPPPPPLPPSGPPPPPPPPPPLPSQVPPVPLPPPAPPLPTSGFSVGFVPEENRPLTGLAAALAGAKLRKVSRGEDSSSSSGGGGGGSASSKTDSGRGNGPLPLGGSGLMEEMSALLARRRRIAEKGSTEPEQKEDKAEESESSISKVSSTSTPELTRKPWERTNTVNGSKSPVISRPKSTPTGQPSANGVQSEGLDYERLKQDILDEMRKELTKLKEELIDAIRQELSKSNTA